GCTGGAAGAGTGCTTGATGCTAGAAAAGATGTAGAATTTGCCAAAGAGGCACTTTATAGCGTAGAAGCTGAGATTGAAGATTTGGTTGCTAAAAATCAAAAAGAGCTTGAAGAGCTAAAAGAAATTTATAACATTAAAAATTTAGAGATAAAAACAAAGGAAATTTCAGCCAAAAAAAGCGATATATTTAATGAAAAAGTCTATCTTTTATGGAAAAGTTAGGCTAAATTTGGTATCATCACGGCTTTAATAAAGGATAAAAATGAGTATAAATTTGATAATGTATATTTTAGCTTATATTATAGGAAGCATTCCTTGTGGGTTAATGATTGCTAAATTTGTAGGCGGGGTTGATATTAGAAAAGAAGGTAGTGGAAGTATCGGTGCTACAAATGTATTTAGAGTTTTGAATTCTCACGGCGTTAAAAATGCTAAAAAAATTGGTACTTTAACTATCTTGCTTGATGCTTTCAAGGGCTTTATACCGATAATGATCGCTAAATTCGCAGGATTTGATATAAATGTGCTTTGGACAATGGGCGTTTTAGCTGTTATTGGGCACTGTTTTTCAGTTTTTCTTAAATTTGAAGGCGGAAAGGGAGTTGCTACAAGTTTTGGAGTATTTGCTGCTTTTCTTCCACTTGAGACGATCATTTCAGTTGCTATTTGGTTTGGAGTTGGAAAATTTATAAAAATTTCAAGTATAGCCTCACTTAGTGGAATAGTAGCTTTTGTGATAATAAGCTTTATATTTCACTATAATATTCCAGGTATAAATACCCACGCTCCGATTTTTGTAGTAGCATTTATTGTTTTTTACAAGCACATTCCAAACATCAAACGACTTATCTTTAAAGAAGAGACAAAAGTTATATAAATGATAAATGTCTTAATAGAAAAGCTTGAGTTTGAGTGTATTATTGGGCTTTTGGATTTTGAAAGAACAAAAGAGCAAAAAATTCAAATTTCAGCTAAATTTAGAGCAGATGAATTCATAGATTATGCAGAGGTTTGTAGCTTTATAAAAGATAAATTTAAACAAGAGAAATTTATGAAAATAGAGGATGCTTTAGCATTTTTTGAGATGGAATTCAAGGCTAGATTTAGCACACTAAAGTTTTTTTATATGAAAGTCTTAAAGCCACAAATCCTTGCTCCAGCGATAGTTGGAGCTGAAATTTCAAAGAATTATTAAAAATATTTTAAAAAAACTTGAATTTATCCTTAAAGTTTGATATAATCTTAAGTAAATTTTTAGCTTAAAGGAATAATAATGCGCATTTTGATAGTTGAAGACGAAGTTACACTAAATAGGACTATTAAAGAAGGGCTTGAAGAATTTGGATATCAAGCTGACCCAGCTGAGAGCTTTAGTGATGCTGAGTATTATATCGGTATAAGAAATTATGATCTTGTTTTAGCTGACTGGATGCTGCCTGATGGAGATGGAATAGATCTTATAAATATCGTTAAACAAAAAAGCCCAAGAACTTCTGTTGTCATAATATCTGCAAAAGATGATAAAGATAGCGAGATTAAGGCTTTAAGAGCTGGAGCGTGTGATTACATTAAAAAGCCTTTTGATTTTGATGTTTTAGTTGCTAGGATAGAAGCAAGGCTTAGATTTGGTGGAACAAATGTTATACAAGTTGAAGATCTTATTATAGATCCAGATGAAGAAAAAATCATCTATAGAGAAAAAGAAGTAGAACTAAAAGGAAAACCTTTTGAAGTTTTAACTCACCTTGCAAGACATAGAGATCAAATAGTTAGTAAAGAACAGCTTTTAGATGCTATTTGGGAAGAACCAGAACTTGTAACTCCAAATGTTATTGAGGTTGCTATAAATCAAATTCGCCAAAAAATGGATAAACCACTAAACATCTCTACAATCGAGACTGTAAGAAGACGCGGATATAGATTTTGCTTTCCAAAAGATAAATAATAAAGAGCAAATCTAGTGCCAAATAGGAGTCTTAGGGCTAAATTTATACTCCAGCTGATTTGCAGTAGTGCGATGCTAATACTGATATTTTCTGGGATGCTTTATCAATATATAAAGATAAATATCTTTGAAAATGTAGTTCAGGTTTTAAATTCCGAAGCCAAAAGACTCACTAAAGAGTCAAAACTGCCATCAAATTATTCAATTAGCACGCTTGGTCACAACCAGATATTTATAGATACTTATCCAAATACTAGGAGTATTAAAGCTCCAAAATATACTAAAAAAGTGAGTAAAAACAGCAGTACATTAACCCTTGAGTATCCATTTGATAGTAAGGTTATAGCACTTACAACTGACACTACATTTTATAGCAATATCATAAAGCAGATTCTAACTGATATTATCATTATAAATACTACGATGATATTTTTGATACTATTTTTTGCTATGTTTTTATCTCGTTCGCTTCTAATACCTGTAAAAACCATCACAAAAAATCTTTCAAATCTTAATGAAACAGTCCTAAAGCCACTTGATGAGAGTGAGATTCCGCTTGAATTTCGCCCACTTTCAAAAGGTATAAATCGTCTAATAAATAGAATAGAAACATTTGTTAGTTATCAAAAAGAGCTTTTTATTGGCATCGCACATGAGCTTAAAACCCCACTTGCTGTTATGAAAACCAAAAACGAAGTCACTCTTTTAAAGCCACGCGATAATGAAAAATACATAAATACCCTTAAAAGCAACAACGCTTCAATTGATAGTATGAATAAAATGATAGGTTCTATTTTAGAGGTTGGAAGGCAAGAAGGTGCTCATTTTGAAAATGCTGAAAATAAAGAGATGATATCTTTTGTAGAAGAGCTTTTTAAGGGCTTTAGAGTTCTAGCAAAAGCTGAGAAAAAAGATATCATTTTAAAGCAAAACAAAGAAATACTATACCTTCAAATTCGTCCAAATTTACTCATCCATATACTTCAAAATTTTGTTCAAAATGCTGTTAAATTTTCACCTGAAAATTCTACTATACTTATACAAACTAGAGTTACAGCAGATGAGTATTTTAGGATAGATGTCGTTGATGAAGGGTGTGGGATAGATGAATCAAGAGATCTTTTTGCCCCTTTTAGAAGATATGGAGATAAAAGCGGGGCTGGTCTTGGACTATTTTTAGCTAAAGGAGCAGCAGAAGCTATGAATGCTGAAATTTATATAAGAAATAGAAATGATAAAAAAGGTGCTATTGCCACGCTTAGAATTCCTATTTCAGAAGCAAGTAGAAGATTAAATAAAGAAAAATCAGAAAGAGAAGAAGAGTGTCAAAACGAGTAGCAGTTATAGATCTTGGGTCAAATTCCGCTAGAATGGTTATTTTTGAGCGAACAAGTAGGCTAGGATTTTACATTTTAGGCGAACATAAAATGAGAGTTAGGCTTGGTGAAGGGGCTTACGAAAAAGGTGGAGTTATCCAAGAAGAGGCGATGGAAAAGTGCTTTTTAGCTTTTGCTGAGTTTAAAAAACTAATATCAAGATATAAAGTTAGCAAAGTTTTAGCAGTTGGAACTTCAGCTTTAAGAGATGCTAAAAATAGAAGTGAGTTTATCAAAAAAGTAAGAACATTAGGGATAAATTTACGCGTCATTTCAGGCGATGAAGAGGCATATTTAGGCGGTTTTGCAGCTTCAAATTTGTTGCCAAAATTTAGTAAAGCAGTAGCTATAGATATCGGTGGTGGATCTACTGAGTTGGCTTTGATTGAAGATGGAAGAGTTATTGATACAAGATCGCTAAATTTAGGAACCGTTAGGCTAAAAGAGCTATTTTATGATAAGAGAAATTTAAAAGGACTTGATGAGTTTATCAAGGCTAGTTTAGATGAAATTCCTTCAAATTTTAGTTGCGAAAATATCATTGCCATTGGTGGTTCACTTAGAGCCATAAGTAATGCTATTATGGAGATTGAAAGCTATCCTTTAAATTTAGTTCATGGTTTTAAATATGAGTGGGATGAACAAAAAGAGCTATTAAGTGAAATTTCAACTTCAGACGCTCTTGATCTTAATAAATTCGCTATCAAAAAAGATCGTTATGATACCATAAGAGGTGGGGCTTATATCTTTAAAAGTGTGGTAAATTTAATCGGTGCAAAGCATATCACAACAAGTGGAGTTGGAGTTAGAGAGGGCGTTTTTTTAACAAATTTAATCGGTAGAAATGCTAAATTTCCAGCTGGTTTTAATCCAAGTCTAAGAAGCTTAAGAGATAGATTTGAGATGGATTTTAGGCCAAATATAGCTAAATTTGCAAAAGATATATTTGAAGTTTTAAAGCCACTACACGAACTTAGTGATGAGTTTATAAAACCTTTAGTAACAGCAGCAAAAATTTACGATATAGGCTTAAGAGTTAGCTTTTACTCAAAACATAGCCACTCAAGTTATCTTGTATTAAACAGCCTAAATTACGGCTTTACTCATGAAGAAAAGGCTTTGATGGCTATCATAATAAAACAAAATGGTAAAAAAAGCGTTGTATCTGAGTTTTATGATTATAAAATGCTTCTTCCTAGTGAAGATAAGATTGTTTGGCTTGGTTTTATTTTAAAGCTTGCAAAGAGTCTTGATTGCGGTGATAGAAAAGATGTTAGTTTTAATTTTGCAAATTTAACACTTGAAATTTTTGGTCTAAAAGATGCTATTTTTGTAAAAGATAGTGTTAAAAAAATAAGCAAACCTGCTGTTTTTGCTATAACATTTAACTAAATTTGAAAGGAATAAAATGCCACTACTTGATAGTTTTAGAGTTGATCATACAAAGATGAAAGCCCCAGGAGTTAGGCTTGCTAAGACGATGAAAACCCCAAAAGGTGACACTATAACTGTTTTTGATCTTAGATTTTGTACGCCAAATAAAGATATAATGAGCGAAAAAGGCACTCACACTTTAGAGCATCTTTTTGCTGGTTTTATGAGAGATCATTTAAACTCAAATAGCTGTGAGATTATAGATATATCGCCGATGGGCTGTAGGACTGGCTTTTATATGAGCGTGATTGGAAGTCCTGAAATCTCACTAGTTATAGATGCATGGCAAAGATCTATGAGAGATGTTTTAGAAGTAAAAAGTGAAGGTGATATACCAGAGCTTAATGTTTATCAATGCGGAACTTATAAAATGCATAGCCTTGATGAAGCTAAACAAATCGCTCAAAATGTGCTTGATAATGGCATAAATGCGATAGATAATGAATCTATAAAGCTATCTTTTAAGTAAAATTTCAGTTTGAACAAAATTAGCTTTTTATCTAAAAGTTAATTTTGTTTTACTATCTTTGCCAAATTTCTTTATGGCCAAATTTCAGGCTATTGTCTGTAAATTTTGCCCATGAGATTAAAACTGTAAAAATTTCTCCTTTATGAAGCAGAGCAAAAGGAAATTTCTTATAATAAAGCTTTTTTTCCTTTAAATTTGCTCTTTTTAACACCCCTAAAAATTGAAGTCCTTTTATGGCTTTTATTTTTTTAGTATCAACAAAGATTGTTCCGCTAACGCTCTTTTCTAGTCCAAATTTTATATGTTTTGAAGAGCTACTTCCTGCTATTATAAGGGCTGAATTTAAAGAGTCATAAGCATAAAATGAATTTGCACAATATGGCAAATTTTCAGCTATTACGCAAATGGTTAAGATTTCGTTTTCCATGATGAATTTATCAAAATTTTCTCTCATTTTTTAAAACCTTACAAAAATTTGTTATAATCATACCTAAAATTTAAGGAAAACTATGACAGATTTAGAAAAATTAGAAGATATGTTTATGCTCCAACAACGCCTAAATGATGAGACAAATGGTAAAAAATGGGAAGATGGCATCGCACAAAATGGTAAATTAATAAGCTGGAAAAGGTGCATTTATATGGAGTGTGCTGAGCTTTTAGATAGCTTTGCTTGGAAGCATTGGAAAAATGTAAACTCACCTACAAATGCCCAAAATGTTGCAGTTGAGATAGTTGACATTTGGCATTTTATCTTAAGCCTTGTACTAGAAAAAGCCTATCCAAACTACACTATTAGCGATGTTGTAAAAGATGTTGCTTCTGTTAGTGGTTTTGGGGATTTTTGTTCTGATGCTTACGATATGAGCGAGTATAATATCTATGAAATAATGAATGATATTGAGATCATAATCCATGAAACAAGTGGCTTTAACTACCAAATTCACGAGCTTTTGACTCATTATTTTAGACTTGCTCTTAAGTGTGGTGTAAATTTGCATAAGCTTTATGAAATTTATATCGCTAAAAATGTACTTAATAAATTTCGTCAAGACAACGGCTATCAAGATGGCTCATATCAAAAAATCTGGGGCAAAAAAGAGGATAACGAAGTTATGAGTGAGATCTTAAAAGATAGCTCACTAAATGCTAATGAAATTTATAAAGCCTTAGAAAAAGAGTATTTAAAATTTAGATGAGTATAAAACTCTCTTTTAAGGATTTTTTAACACCAAAATTTCTTGGGCTTTCATTTTTGCCTTTTATTATATCAGCAGTTTTGCTTGCTGTTTTTATGATATATGGCGGTTTAGAGCTTTTTGATGCGTTAAAAATAGGGGCAAAAAGTGGGGATTTTAGCTTTTTAGATGAAGAAAAATTTCCACTTATTGCTAAATTTTTAACTTTTAGCATTACAAAGTGGATAATATCAGCTCTTTTTTACTTTGCTGGAACTTTTTTGGTTATAATCTTATCTTTAGTAATCGCTGCTATTGTGATTGGGTTTTTAACTCCAGTTGTGACAAAAGATATAAACTTAAAGTACTATAAACTAAACAAAAAAGATGAGCCAAATTTTATAAGAGTAAGTATTCTTATGCTAAAAGAGCTTGGAATTTTTATACTTTTGCTTTTGATCGCTCTTCCTTTTTTATTTGTGCCACTTGTTAATATTTTTGTTATTCACATTCCATTTTTTTATATGTATTATAAATTTATGCTTATCGATGTTAGTTCAAATGCCCTAAATAAAGAGCGTTTTGAGAGATTTTATGCTAAAGGTGGCGGATATGATTTTATCTTTTTGTGCTTTTTGTTTTATCTTGTTTCGCTCATACCACTTCTTGGAATTTTCTTACAAATTCTTTTTGTTATAAATCTCTCACACAATGTCTATCAAAAAGAGCAAAATTTTAGAGCTAAATATCAACTCTTAGATGAAATTTAGCTAAAAATCTATAAAAATTAGAAGTTAAATTTAAAAAACCTACAATTTTGATAGTCGTTATTAATAATTTTTATTATTGACAAAAATATTTTAATATGCTAAAATTACGTGATTTTGATAATGAAAGGTTGAAAATGAGACAATATGAAACTTATAAATGCCCAAAATGCGGTAATGAAGTAGAAGTTCAAAAAGTTGGCGGTGGCGAGCTTGTTTGCTGTGGCGAAAAGATGGAGTGTATAACAAAAGATCTAACTGAAGTAAACCTTATGAAGGCTTTTGCTGGTGAGTCAATGGCTAGAAATAAGTATGAATTTTATGGAGATTACGCAGAAAAAGCTGGCTATAGAGTTATAGCTGATCACTTCAGAGAAGCTGCTAAAAATGAGAGAAAACACGCTAAAATGGAATTTGAAGCATATAAAGAAAAGATTGGTGTTGATCTAAAAGATATCGGTGCAAACCTGCTTGATGCAGCAGCTGGAGAGAGATATGAACATGAGATAATGTATCCAGACTTTTCTCAAG
The sequence above is a segment of the Campylobacter corcagiensis genome. Coding sequences within it:
- the plsY gene encoding glycerol-3-phosphate 1-O-acyltransferase PlsY; this encodes MSINLIMYILAYIIGSIPCGLMIAKFVGGVDIRKEGSGSIGATNVFRVLNSHGVKNAKKIGTLTILLDAFKGFIPIMIAKFAGFDINVLWTMGVLAVIGHCFSVFLKFEGGKGVATSFGVFAAFLPLETIISVAIWFGVGKFIKISSIASLSGIVAFVIISFIFHYNIPGINTHAPIFVVAFIVFYKHIPNIKRLIFKEETKVI
- a CDS encoding dihydroneopterin aldolase — encoded protein: MINVLIEKLEFECIIGLLDFERTKEQKIQISAKFRADEFIDYAEVCSFIKDKFKQEKFMKIEDALAFFEMEFKARFSTLKFFYMKVLKPQILAPAIVGAEISKNY
- the hsrA gene encoding homeostatic response regulator transcription factor HsrA; the encoded protein is MRILIVEDEVTLNRTIKEGLEEFGYQADPAESFSDAEYYIGIRNYDLVLADWMLPDGDGIDLINIVKQKSPRTSVVIISAKDDKDSEIKALRAGACDYIKKPFDFDVLVARIEARLRFGGTNVIQVEDLIIDPDEEKIIYREKEVELKGKPFEVLTHLARHRDQIVSKEQLLDAIWEEPELVTPNVIEVAINQIRQKMDKPLNISTIETVRRRGYRFCFPKDK
- a CDS encoding sensor histidine kinase, whose amino-acid sequence is MLILIFSGMLYQYIKINIFENVVQVLNSEAKRLTKESKLPSNYSISTLGHNQIFIDTYPNTRSIKAPKYTKKVSKNSSTLTLEYPFDSKVIALTTDTTFYSNIIKQILTDIIIINTTMIFLILFFAMFLSRSLLIPVKTITKNLSNLNETVLKPLDESEIPLEFRPLSKGINRLINRIETFVSYQKELFIGIAHELKTPLAVMKTKNEVTLLKPRDNEKYINTLKSNNASIDSMNKMIGSILEVGRQEGAHFENAENKEMISFVEELFKGFRVLAKAEKKDIILKQNKEILYLQIRPNLLIHILQNFVQNAVKFSPENSTILIQTRVTADEYFRIDVVDEGCGIDESRDLFAPFRRYGDKSGAGLGLFLAKGAAEAMNAEIYIRNRNDKKGAIATLRIPISEASRRLNKEKSEREEECQNE
- a CDS encoding Ppx/GppA phosphatase family protein; translation: MSKRVAVIDLGSNSARMVIFERTSRLGFYILGEHKMRVRLGEGAYEKGGVIQEEAMEKCFLAFAEFKKLISRYKVSKVLAVGTSALRDAKNRSEFIKKVRTLGINLRVISGDEEAYLGGFAASNLLPKFSKAVAIDIGGGSTELALIEDGRVIDTRSLNLGTVRLKELFYDKRNLKGLDEFIKASLDEIPSNFSCENIIAIGGSLRAISNAIMEIESYPLNLVHGFKYEWDEQKELLSEISTSDALDLNKFAIKKDRYDTIRGGAYIFKSVVNLIGAKHITTSGVGVREGVFLTNLIGRNAKFPAGFNPSLRSLRDRFEMDFRPNIAKFAKDIFEVLKPLHELSDEFIKPLVTAAKIYDIGLRVSFYSKHSHSSYLVLNSLNYGFTHEEKALMAIIIKQNGKKSVVSEFYDYKMLLPSEDKIVWLGFILKLAKSLDCGDRKDVSFNFANLTLEIFGLKDAIFVKDSVKKISKPAVFAITFN
- the luxS gene encoding S-ribosylhomocysteine lyase, whose protein sequence is MPLLDSFRVDHTKMKAPGVRLAKTMKTPKGDTITVFDLRFCTPNKDIMSEKGTHTLEHLFAGFMRDHLNSNSCEIIDISPMGCRTGFYMSVIGSPEISLVIDAWQRSMRDVLEVKSEGDIPELNVYQCGTYKMHSLDEAKQIAQNVLDNGINAIDNESIKLSFK
- the dut gene encoding dUTPase, coding for MTDLEKLEDMFMLQQRLNDETNGKKWEDGIAQNGKLISWKRCIYMECAELLDSFAWKHWKNVNSPTNAQNVAVEIVDIWHFILSLVLEKAYPNYTISDVVKDVASVSGFGDFCSDAYDMSEYNIYEIMNDIEIIIHETSGFNYQIHELLTHYFRLALKCGVNLHKLYEIYIAKNVLNKFRQDNGYQDGSYQKIWGKKEDNEVMSEILKDSSLNANEIYKALEKEYLKFR
- a CDS encoding EI24 domain-containing protein, producing the protein MSIKLSFKDFLTPKFLGLSFLPFIISAVLLAVFMIYGGLELFDALKIGAKSGDFSFLDEEKFPLIAKFLTFSITKWIISALFYFAGTFLVIILSLVIAAIVIGFLTPVVTKDINLKYYKLNKKDEPNFIRVSILMLKELGIFILLLLIALPFLFVPLVNIFVIHIPFFYMYYKFMLIDVSSNALNKERFERFYAKGGGYDFIFLCFLFYLVSLIPLLGIFLQILFVINLSHNVYQKEQNFRAKYQLLDEI
- a CDS encoding ferritin family protein — translated: MRQYETYKCPKCGNEVEVQKVGGGELVCCGEKMECITKDLTEVNLMKAFAGESMARNKYEFYGDYAEKAGYRVIADHFREAAKNERKHAKMEFEAYKEKIGVDLKDIGANLLDAAAGERYEHEIMYPDFSQVAKEEGHKEIASMFKRIGGVEVEHEREYLELKQFLDDEKFFKDEGEEVWVCGVCGHVHRGKTAPKVCPVCDHPQEHFRREFLLA